A genome region from Glycine max cultivar Williams 82 chromosome 5, Glycine_max_v4.0, whole genome shotgun sequence includes the following:
- the LOC100814890 gene encoding TPT domain-containing protein isoform X1, with translation MVSSLNSIKPLNMSSATKGDRKTALDVASWMFNIVTSVGIILVNKALMATYGFSFATTLTGLHFATTTLLTVFLKWLGYVQTSHLPLPDLIKFVLFANFSIVGMNVSLMWNSVGFYQIAKLSMIPVSCFLEVILDNVRYSRDTKLSISLVLLGVAVCTVTDVSVNAKGFIAAAVAVWSTSLQQYYVHFLQRKYSLGSFNLLGHTAPVQAASLLLVGPFLDYWLTNKRVDAYNYGFTSTLFIIISCTIAVGTNLSQFICIGRFTAVSFQVLGHMKTILVLALGFVFFGKEGLNLQVILGMTIAIAGMIWYGNASSKPGGKERLSLPINHTTNKTQEYNVLPVSSETDQEI, from the exons ATAAAGCCATTGAACATGTCTTCAGCAACCAAGGGTGATAGGAAGACTGCACTTGATGTGGCATCATGGATGTTCAATATAGTCACATCTGTGGGAATAATCCTTGTGAATAAAGCCCTCATGGCTACATATGGTTTCAGCTTTG CTACAACGTTAACTGGTCTGCATTTTGCCACAACAACCTTGCTGACAGTCTTTCTTAAGTGGCTGGGATATGTCCAAACCTCTCACCTTCCCTTACCTGATCTCATCAAATTTGTCTTATTTGCAAATTTCTCTATTGTCGGCATGAACGTGAGTTTGATGTGGAATTCTGTCGGTTTCTATCAG ATTGCTAAGCTGAGTATGATTCCAGTATCTTGTTTCCTGGAAGTTATCTTGGATAATGTGCGATATTCAAGGGACACAAAACTTAGCATTTCTCTAGTTCTCCTTGGGGTTGCTGTATGTACAGTCACTGACGTGAGTGTCAATGCTAAGGGTTTTATAGCTGCTGCAGTGGCAGTTTGGAGCACCTCACTACAGCAGTAT TATGTGCATTTTCTTCAGAGGAAGTACTCTCTTGGATCGTTTAACTTGTTGGGCCACACTGCACCAGTACAGGCAGCAAGTTTACTACTAGTAGGTCCCTTTTTGGACTATTGGCTGACAAACAAACGAGTTGACGCCTACAACTATGGTTTCACATCTACT TTGTTCATCATTATCTCTTGCACCATCGCAGTAGGGACAAACCTCAGCCAGTTCATCTGCATTGGCAGGTTCACGGCTGTATCTTTCCAAGTCCTTGGACACATGAAGACTATTCTGGTACTGGCCTTAGGATTCGTTTTCTTCGGAAAAGAAGGCCTCAATTTACAAGTGATTCTGGGCATGACCATTGCCATAGCGGGAATGATATGGTATGGCAATGCATCTTCTAAGCCAGGAGGGAAGGAACGTCTTAGCTTACCCATTAACCATACcaccaacaagacacaagagtATAATGTACTGCCAGTGTCCTCTGAAACGGATCAGGAAATATAG
- the LOC100814890 gene encoding TPT domain-containing protein isoform X2 — MSSATKGDRKTALDVASWMFNIVTSVGIILVNKALMATYGFSFATTLTGLHFATTTLLTVFLKWLGYVQTSHLPLPDLIKFVLFANFSIVGMNVSLMWNSVGFYQIAKLSMIPVSCFLEVILDNVRYSRDTKLSISLVLLGVAVCTVTDVSVNAKGFIAAAVAVWSTSLQQYYVHFLQRKYSLGSFNLLGHTAPVQAASLLLVGPFLDYWLTNKRVDAYNYGFTSTLFIIISCTIAVGTNLSQFICIGRFTAVSFQVLGHMKTILVLALGFVFFGKEGLNLQVILGMTIAIAGMIWYGNASSKPGGKERLSLPINHTTNKTQEYNVLPVSSETDQEI; from the exons ATGTCTTCAGCAACCAAGGGTGATAGGAAGACTGCACTTGATGTGGCATCATGGATGTTCAATATAGTCACATCTGTGGGAATAATCCTTGTGAATAAAGCCCTCATGGCTACATATGGTTTCAGCTTTG CTACAACGTTAACTGGTCTGCATTTTGCCACAACAACCTTGCTGACAGTCTTTCTTAAGTGGCTGGGATATGTCCAAACCTCTCACCTTCCCTTACCTGATCTCATCAAATTTGTCTTATTTGCAAATTTCTCTATTGTCGGCATGAACGTGAGTTTGATGTGGAATTCTGTCGGTTTCTATCAG ATTGCTAAGCTGAGTATGATTCCAGTATCTTGTTTCCTGGAAGTTATCTTGGATAATGTGCGATATTCAAGGGACACAAAACTTAGCATTTCTCTAGTTCTCCTTGGGGTTGCTGTATGTACAGTCACTGACGTGAGTGTCAATGCTAAGGGTTTTATAGCTGCTGCAGTGGCAGTTTGGAGCACCTCACTACAGCAGTAT TATGTGCATTTTCTTCAGAGGAAGTACTCTCTTGGATCGTTTAACTTGTTGGGCCACACTGCACCAGTACAGGCAGCAAGTTTACTACTAGTAGGTCCCTTTTTGGACTATTGGCTGACAAACAAACGAGTTGACGCCTACAACTATGGTTTCACATCTACT TTGTTCATCATTATCTCTTGCACCATCGCAGTAGGGACAAACCTCAGCCAGTTCATCTGCATTGGCAGGTTCACGGCTGTATCTTTCCAAGTCCTTGGACACATGAAGACTATTCTGGTACTGGCCTTAGGATTCGTTTTCTTCGGAAAAGAAGGCCTCAATTTACAAGTGATTCTGGGCATGACCATTGCCATAGCGGGAATGATATGGTATGGCAATGCATCTTCTAAGCCAGGAGGGAAGGAACGTCTTAGCTTACCCATTAACCATACcaccaacaagacacaagagtATAATGTACTGCCAGTGTCCTCTGAAACGGATCAGGAAATATAG